Genomic segment of Kiritimatiellia bacterium:
CCGGGAACGCATCCGACTCCAACCAGGCGAGCAGCTTCAGGTCATCAGTTTCGATGACCGCATTGAGCTTGTGCCCGTTCGCCCCATGCGAAAGATGAAGGGCTTTCTCAAGGGACTGGACGCGACATTCACGAGGGACGAGGAAGACCGAGCATGAACATAGTCGATTCCTCGGGTTGGATTGAGTACTTCTTCGGAGGCTCAAACGCGGACTTCTTCTCTGCGGCGATAGAAGGCACCGACAAGCTGCTTGTCCCAACGATCTGCCTATACGAAGTCTTCAAGAAGGCGAACATTGTGGCGGATGAAGCAAGAGCCCTGCAGCTTGTTGGACAGATGAAGCAAGGACGCGTTGTCGA
This window contains:
- a CDS encoding AbrB/MazE/SpoVT family DNA-binding domain-containing protein, producing MSTVTLSPKYQVVIPRSVRERIRLQPGEQLQVISFDDRIELVPVRPMRKMKGFLKGLDATFTRDEEDRA